One stretch of Ananas comosus cultivar F153 linkage group 6, ASM154086v1, whole genome shotgun sequence DNA includes these proteins:
- the LOC109711147 gene encoding rRNA-processing protein fcf2-like: MSQSKASIGLSWAPKVPIFSKEAKESAGKLQIKEPTWTPENELVDGLFVPPRDPRKLNKLMKKSLKDTAGASWFDMPAPTITPELKKDLEILKLRSVLDPKRHFKKGDKSKTLPKYFQVGTVIEPASEFFSGRLTKKERKATLVDELLSDHNLKAYRKRKVQEIEESRKPGGVEKWKIKGRNSRKRAKDRRR; the protein is encoded by the exons ATGTCGCAGAGCAAAGCATCAATTGGTCTATCATGGGCTCCCAAGGTGCCTATcttctctaaagaagcaaaagaaagtgCAGGAAAGTTGCAAATAAAGGAACCCACTTGGACGCCGGAGAACGAGCTTGTAGATGGATTGTTTGTTCCTCCGAGGGACCCAAGAAAGTTGAATAAGCTGATGAAGAAAAGTTTGAAAGATACCGCTGGTGCGAGTTG GTTCGACATGCCTGCCCCGACTATCACCCCTGAATTAAAGAAGGATCTAGAGATTCTCAAG TTGAGGAGTGTACTTGACCCCAAAAGGCACTTCAAGAAAGGTGACAAGTCCAAGACCCTTCCCAAGTATTTTCAG GTGGGCACAGTTATTGAACCTGCATCTGAGTTCTTCTCAGGCAGGCTgacaaagaaagagaggaaggcAACATTGGTCGATGAATTGCTATCTGACCATAATCTCAAGGCTTATAG GAAACGCAAGGTACAAGAAATCGAGGAGTCCCGTAAACCTGGTGGTGTTGAGAAGTGGAAGATCAAGGGCCGCAATTCTCGGAAAAGGGCCAAAGATAGAAGGAGATGA
- the LOC109711448 gene encoding uncharacterized protein LOC109711448 isoform X2 yields the protein MFFSKTPPSPQPWRCVPKIKPYPLFIPLSNASSSASCFPLTKKNPRRILIQTTSSYSPQSPPPTPTTPSVERNRRWKKVPPDMGPPVGPSFVEDEGDAAGAEGSSSAQVARGPEAGVGARGLGFLRRRSIWRKVVSFVPRKVRSIVLLNVLSVIFASNICVVKEAEVITDPAVFAVVRFAVSAVPFIPFVLKAHEDMQILTAGVELGFWVSLGYLAQAVGLLTSDAGRASFISAFTVIIVPLIDGIIGAAVPAYTWVGAFVSLIGVAMLEFTGSPPCVGDILNLLSAVCFAIHMLRTEHISRSIKKENFLTLLGCERWSLSSLSWSKFLCWMVSFPWVAALYTGIFSTGLCLWAELSAMRDVSATETAIIYGLEPVWGAAFAWFLLGERWGVVGWIGAALIIGSCLTVQILGSLPEICKWYKGSGQMNA from the exons ATGTTCTTCTCCAAAACCCCGCCTTCGCCTCAACCATGGCGTTGCGTTCCCAAGATAAAACCCTACCCTCTCTTTATCCCCCTCTCCAatgcctcctcctccgcttcaTGTTTCCCCCTCACCAAGAAGAACCCTAGAAGAATCCTTATACAAACCACCTCTTCTTACTCCCCCCAAtctcctcctcctactccgACGACACCATCGGTGGAACGGAACCGAAGATGGAAGAAGGTGCCCCCCGACATGGGACCTCCCGTGGGGCCGAGCTTCGTCGAGGACGAGGGAGACGCTGCGGGGGCGGAGGGCTCCTCCTCGGCCCAAGTGGCCCGTGGCCCTGAAGCGGGAGTGGGTGCGCGGGGATTAGGGTTCCTACGAAGGCGATCGATTTGGAGAAAGGTTGTATCTTTCGTGCCGAGGAAGGTTCGGAGCATCGTCTTACTCAACGTCCTCAGCGTTATCTTTG CCAGTAATATATGCGTTGTGAAAGAGGCTGAAGTCATCACAGATCCTGCAGTCTTCGCCGTAGTGCGATTCGCTGTATCTGCCGTCCCATTCATACCTTTTGTATTAAAGGCGCATGAGGACATGCAGATCCTTACTGCAGGAgtagaattagggttttgggtcAGTTTAGGATACCTTGCTCAGGCTGTTGGATTACTTACTTCTGATGCTGGGCGTGCTTCTTTTATTTCCGCTTTCACG GTAATCATTGTGCCGTTGATAGATGGCATCATTGGAGCTGCTGTGCCAGCCTATACATGGGTCGGAGCATTTGTATCTCTCATAGGGGTTGCTATGCTAGAGTTCACTGGCTCTCCTCCCTGC GTTGGTGATATTCTAAATCTTCTCAGTGCTGTATGTTTTGCAATTCATATGCTTAGGACAGAGCATATATCACGAAGTATTAAGAAAGAAAACTTTCTAACTCTCCTTGGATGTGAG CGATGGAGCTTGAGTTCGTTGTCATGGTCAAAGTTCTTGTGTTGGATGGTTTCATTTCCGTGGGTTGCTGCTCTCTACACGGGCATATTCTCAACTGGCTTGTGTTTATGGGCTGAG TTGAGTGCCATGCGTGACGTATCCGCAACTGAAACTGCAATTATTTATGGCTTGGAGCCTGTATGGGGTGCTGCCTTTGCATGGTTTCTACTTGGTGAGAGGTGGGGTGTTGTTGGATGGATCGGAGCTGCTCTTATTATTG GTAGTTGCTTGACAGTCCAGATCCTCGGATCACTTCCCGAGATATGCAAATGGTACAAAGGCAGCGGCCAAATGAATGCTTGA
- the LOC109711448 gene encoding uncharacterized protein LOC109711448 isoform X1 — protein MFFSKTPPSPQPWRCVPKIKPYPLFIPLSNASSSASCFPLTKKNPRRILIQTTSSYSPQSPPPTPTTPSVERNRRWKKVPPDMGPPVGPSFVEDEGDAAGAEGSSSAQVARGPEAGVGARGLGFLRRRSIWRKVVSFVPRKVRSIVLLNVLSVIFASNICVVKEAEVITDPAVFAVVRFAVSAVPFIPFVLKAHEDMQILTAGVELGFWVSLGYLAQAVGLLTSDAGRASFISAFTVIIVPLIDGIIGAAVPAYTWVGAFVSLIGVAMLEFTGSPPCVGDILNLLSAVCFAIHMLRTEHISRSIKKENFLTLLGCEVIIVALFSTIWFILKCLFHHVKRWSLSSLSWSKFLCWMVSFPWVAALYTGIFSTGLCLWAELSAMRDVSATETAIIYGLEPVWGAAFAWFLLGERWGVVGWIGAALIIGSCLTVQILGSLPEICKWYKGSGQMNA, from the exons ATGTTCTTCTCCAAAACCCCGCCTTCGCCTCAACCATGGCGTTGCGTTCCCAAGATAAAACCCTACCCTCTCTTTATCCCCCTCTCCAatgcctcctcctccgcttcaTGTTTCCCCCTCACCAAGAAGAACCCTAGAAGAATCCTTATACAAACCACCTCTTCTTACTCCCCCCAAtctcctcctcctactccgACGACACCATCGGTGGAACGGAACCGAAGATGGAAGAAGGTGCCCCCCGACATGGGACCTCCCGTGGGGCCGAGCTTCGTCGAGGACGAGGGAGACGCTGCGGGGGCGGAGGGCTCCTCCTCGGCCCAAGTGGCCCGTGGCCCTGAAGCGGGAGTGGGTGCGCGGGGATTAGGGTTCCTACGAAGGCGATCGATTTGGAGAAAGGTTGTATCTTTCGTGCCGAGGAAGGTTCGGAGCATCGTCTTACTCAACGTCCTCAGCGTTATCTTTG CCAGTAATATATGCGTTGTGAAAGAGGCTGAAGTCATCACAGATCCTGCAGTCTTCGCCGTAGTGCGATTCGCTGTATCTGCCGTCCCATTCATACCTTTTGTATTAAAGGCGCATGAGGACATGCAGATCCTTACTGCAGGAgtagaattagggttttgggtcAGTTTAGGATACCTTGCTCAGGCTGTTGGATTACTTACTTCTGATGCTGGGCGTGCTTCTTTTATTTCCGCTTTCACG GTAATCATTGTGCCGTTGATAGATGGCATCATTGGAGCTGCTGTGCCAGCCTATACATGGGTCGGAGCATTTGTATCTCTCATAGGGGTTGCTATGCTAGAGTTCACTGGCTCTCCTCCCTGC GTTGGTGATATTCTAAATCTTCTCAGTGCTGTATGTTTTGCAATTCATATGCTTAGGACAGAGCATATATCACGAAGTATTAAGAAAGAAAACTTTCTAACTCTCCTTGGATGTGAG GTAATCATCGTAGCTTTATTCTCAACAATCTGGTTCATCCTTAAATGCTTGTTTCATCATGTGAAGCGATGGAGCTTGAGTTCGTTGTCATGGTCAAAGTTCTTGTGTTGGATGGTTTCATTTCCGTGGGTTGCTGCTCTCTACACGGGCATATTCTCAACTGGCTTGTGTTTATGGGCTGAG TTGAGTGCCATGCGTGACGTATCCGCAACTGAAACTGCAATTATTTATGGCTTGGAGCCTGTATGGGGTGCTGCCTTTGCATGGTTTCTACTTGGTGAGAGGTGGGGTGTTGTTGGATGGATCGGAGCTGCTCTTATTATTG GTAGTTGCTTGACAGTCCAGATCCTCGGATCACTTCCCGAGATATGCAAATGGTACAAAGGCAGCGGCCAAATGAATGCTTGA
- the LOC109711448 gene encoding uncharacterized protein LOC109711448 isoform X3, with translation MFFSKTPPSPQPWRCVPKIKPYPLFIPLSNASSSASCFPLTKKNPRRILIQTTSSYSPQSPPPTPTTPSVERNRRWKKVPPDMGPPVGPSFVEDEGDAAGAEGSSSAQVARGPEAGVGARGLGFLRRRSIWRKVVSFVPRKVRSIVLLNVLSVIFASNICVVKEAEVITDPAVFAVVRFAVSAVPFIPFVLKAHEDMQILTAGVELGFWVSLGYLAQAVGLLTSDAGRASFISAFTVIIVPLIDGIIGAAVPAYTWVGAFVSLIGVAMLEFTGSPPCVGDILNLLSAVCFAIHMLRTEHISRSIKKENFLTLLGCEVIIVALFSTIWFILKCLFHHVKRWSLSSLSWSKFLCWMVSFPWVAALYTGIFSTGLCLWAEVVA, from the exons ATGTTCTTCTCCAAAACCCCGCCTTCGCCTCAACCATGGCGTTGCGTTCCCAAGATAAAACCCTACCCTCTCTTTATCCCCCTCTCCAatgcctcctcctccgcttcaTGTTTCCCCCTCACCAAGAAGAACCCTAGAAGAATCCTTATACAAACCACCTCTTCTTACTCCCCCCAAtctcctcctcctactccgACGACACCATCGGTGGAACGGAACCGAAGATGGAAGAAGGTGCCCCCCGACATGGGACCTCCCGTGGGGCCGAGCTTCGTCGAGGACGAGGGAGACGCTGCGGGGGCGGAGGGCTCCTCCTCGGCCCAAGTGGCCCGTGGCCCTGAAGCGGGAGTGGGTGCGCGGGGATTAGGGTTCCTACGAAGGCGATCGATTTGGAGAAAGGTTGTATCTTTCGTGCCGAGGAAGGTTCGGAGCATCGTCTTACTCAACGTCCTCAGCGTTATCTTTG CCAGTAATATATGCGTTGTGAAAGAGGCTGAAGTCATCACAGATCCTGCAGTCTTCGCCGTAGTGCGATTCGCTGTATCTGCCGTCCCATTCATACCTTTTGTATTAAAGGCGCATGAGGACATGCAGATCCTTACTGCAGGAgtagaattagggttttgggtcAGTTTAGGATACCTTGCTCAGGCTGTTGGATTACTTACTTCTGATGCTGGGCGTGCTTCTTTTATTTCCGCTTTCACG GTAATCATTGTGCCGTTGATAGATGGCATCATTGGAGCTGCTGTGCCAGCCTATACATGGGTCGGAGCATTTGTATCTCTCATAGGGGTTGCTATGCTAGAGTTCACTGGCTCTCCTCCCTGC GTTGGTGATATTCTAAATCTTCTCAGTGCTGTATGTTTTGCAATTCATATGCTTAGGACAGAGCATATATCACGAAGTATTAAGAAAGAAAACTTTCTAACTCTCCTTGGATGTGAG GTAATCATCGTAGCTTTATTCTCAACAATCTGGTTCATCCTTAAATGCTTGTTTCATCATGTGAAGCGATGGAGCTTGAGTTCGTTGTCATGGTCAAAGTTCTTGTGTTGGATGGTTTCATTTCCGTGGGTTGCTGCTCTCTACACGGGCATATTCTCAACTGGCTTGTGTTTATGGGCTGAG GTAGTTGCTTGA
- the LOC109711449 gene encoding uncharacterized protein LOC109711449: MLAKHQWQIADSRPKLVAGSPEGYSGHIDGRSREARLNHPKGFTVDDRGNIYVADTLNLAIRKISDTGVTTIAGGKSNRGGHVDGPSQDAKFSNDFDVLYVGSSCSLLIIDRGNQAIREIQLNFEDCAYQYETGFPLGVAVLLAAAFFGYMLALLQRRVGGIVSSEDGPQTPIQASMPPYQKPMKSSLRPPLIPTNDDEAERLEHEEGFFSSIGRLLGGARSSATEIFRAIFRKKPAVNLYQQQKLRATKTWPVQDSFVIPDDELPPPLEVRTPTPKKNYAFMSKEPEKLHHIRHGRAYLNSWEGDSQQQKPLQQQMYHQQQHLQQHKQYSSGPRTFYEQSCETTNEIVFGAVQELDSKRRTVEIKAVNYGDTVYEQYGLRYRNNYMGCSNNY; encoded by the exons ATGCTGGCGAAACATCA ATGGCAAATTGCAGATAGTAGGCCAAAGCTCGTTGCTGGTTCGCCGGAAGGGTATTCCGGTCATATTGATGGGCGTTCACGAGAAGCAAGGTTGAACCATCCAAAGGGATTTACAGTGGACGATAGAGGAAATATTTATGTAGCAGACACTTTGAACTTGGCGATCAGAAAAATCAGTGATACGG GGGTTACAACCATCGCTGGAGGAAAGTCCAACAGGGGAGGACATGTAGATGGACCGAGCCAAGATGCAAAATTTTCGAATGATTTCGACGTTCTTTATGTTGGTAGTAGCTGCTCCCTTCTAATCATTGATAGAGGAAACCAGGCAATCCGAGAGATCCAGCTTAATTTCGAAGACTGTGCTTACCAATATGAAACTGGCTTTCCTCTAG GAGTTGCAGTGCTTCTCGCCGCTGCTTTCTTTGGTTACATGCTTGCTTTGCTTCAGCGCCGAGTTGGAGGGATTGTGTCATCCGAAGAT GGACCTCAAACTCCGATTCAAGCAAGCATGCCTCCATACCAAAAACCAATGAAATCATCTCTAAGACCACCGCTAATCCCAACCAACGACGATGAAGCAGAGAGACTGGAACACGAAGAAGGCTTCTTTTCCTCAATAGGAAGGCTTCTCGGCGGAGCCAGATCATCAGCAACAGAAATTTTCCGTGCAATATTCAGAAAAAAACCAGCAGTAAATCTATATCAGCAGCAGAAGTTGAGGGCAACAAAAACTTGGCCAGTGCAAGATAGCTTTGTCATCCCAGACGATGAACTGCCGCCCCCGTTGGAGGTAAGAACTCCAACCCCGAAAAAGAACTACGCTTTCATGTCAAAAGAGCCAGAAAAGTTGCACCATATTAGGCATGGAAGGGCTTATTTAAACAGCTGGGAAGGCGATTCACAGCAGCAGAAGCCGCTGCAGCAGCAAATGTACCATCAGCAGCAGCACCTACAGCAGCATAAGCAGTATTCATCCGGTCCGCGAACTTTTTATGAGCAAAGCTGTGAAACTACAAATGAGATTGTTTTTGGAGCAGTTCAAGAGTTGGATAGCAAGCGACGGACGGTTGAGATCAAGGCTGTGAATTATGGGGATACCGTGTATGAGCAGTATGGCCTGCGTTACCGGAACAATTACATGGGCTGTAGTAATAACTATTAG
- the LOC109711446 gene encoding probable alpha,alpha-trehalose-phosphate synthase [UDP-forming] 9 isoform X2, with product MTAPRMITDLERDTSSDEDSDDSAPIVRDRKIIVANFLPVSSQKDPISGKWSFTLDEDSILVQLKDGFSPDTEVIYVGSLKADVDTAEQEDVAQKLFKEHKCIPTFLPPELHKKFYHGFCKQHLWPLFHYMLPFCLDKGDLFDRSLFQAYVSANKIFADKVMEAINSVDDYVWVHDYHLMLLPTFLRKRLSRVKLGFFLHSPFPSSEIYRTLPVRDEILKALLNADLIGFQTFDYARHFLSCCSRMLGLSYESKRGYIGIEYFGRTVSIKILSVGVHIGRLESVLNFQATLDKVQEIKQQYKGRKLLLGVDDMDIFKGISLKFLGLELLLERNPELREKIVLVQIVNPARSTGKDVKEARDEAITVAERINLTYGSKQYQPIVLIENPVCFYEKVAFYAVAECCIVNAVRDGMNLIPYEYIVCREGTKEIDNCRGIEVNSPHTSTLIVSEFVGCSPSLSGAFRVNPWSVEDVADALYRAIDLTEPEKQLRHEKHYRYVSSHHVAYWARSFAQDLERACNDHYKRRCWGIGFGLSFRVLALSPEFRKLSVDHLVSSYKKTCRRAIFLDYDGTIMPEASISKTPSREIISILNSLCSDPKNIVFIVSGRGRTSLDEWFASCEALGIAAEHGYFIRWNKAAEWETDSVILDSEWKKIAEPVVKLYTETTDGSFIESKESAIVWHYQYADHDFGSCQAKELLSHLESVLANEPVVAKRGQHIVEVKPQGVSKGLVVEKLLRTMVHNGKPPDFVMCIGDDRSDEDMFESLSDTANSKLFPSVPEVFACTVGQKPSKAKYYVNDTTEVIRLLKAIASVSTQNDKDTRSHVSFKLPPEIVE from the exons ATGACTGCCCCTCGAATGATCACCGACCTCGAAAGAGACACAAGCAGTGATGAAGATTCAGATGATTCAGCACCAATTGTTCGAGACCGAAAAATAATTGTCGCCAACTTCCTTCCAGTGAGTTCTCAAAAGGATCCAATTAGTGGGAAATGGAGTTTCACACTGGATGAGGATTCTATTCTTGTTCAGCTGAAAGATGGCTTCTCTCCTGATACTGAAGTCATCTACGTCGGTAGTCTGAAGGCTGATGTAGATACTGCAGAGCAAGAAGATGTCGCTCAAAAACTTTTCAAGGAACATAAATGCATTCCAACTTTTCTCCCACCCGAACTCCACAAGAAGTTCTATCATGGCTTCTGCAAGCAGCACTTATGGCCTCTTTTCCATTACATGCTTCCTTTCTGCCTCGACAAAGGTGACCTCTTCGATCGCTCTCTTTTCCAAGCCTATGTTTCTGCCAATAAAATATTTGCTGACAAAGTTATGGAGGCAATTAATTCTGTTGACGATTATGTTTGGGTTCACGATTATCATCTAATGCTTCTCCCTACTTTTCTAAGGAAAAGACTAAGTAGGGTTAAGCTCGGTTTCTTTCTCCACAGCCCATTTCCCTCCTCGGAGATTTACAGAACTCTCCCTGTTAGAGATGAAATCCTGAAGGCATTGCTTAATGCAGATCTAATTGGCTTCCAAACATTTGATTATGCTCGCCACTTCCTCTCTTGCTGCAGTAGAATGCTTGGGCTAAGTTATGAATCTAAGCGTGGCTATATTGGTATAGAGTATTTTGGGCGCACAGTGAGCATTAAGATTCTTTCTGTGGGTGTTCACATTGGCCGGCTTGAATCTGTGTTGAACTTTCAGGCTACGCTCGACAAGGTGCAAGAGATCAAACAACAGTACAAGGggagaaaattattattaggcGTCGACGACATGGATATCTTCAAAGGAATCAGTCTAAAATTTTTAGGGCTAGAGCTTCTGTTGGAGAGGAATCCCGAGcttagagaaaaaatagtgcttGTCCAAATTGTAAATCCTGCGAGAAGCACCGGAAAAGATGTCAAGGAAGCAAGAGATGAAGCAATCACTGTTGCTGAAAGAATCAACCTTACCTATGGTTCCAAACAATATCAACCTATAGTACTTATCGAGAACCCTGTATGTTTTTATGAGAAAGTTGCTTTCTATGCGGTAGCTGAGTGTTGCATAGTGAATGCTGTTAGGGATGGTATGAACTTAATCCCGTATGAATATATTGTATGCAGGGAGGGAACCAAGGAGATTGATAATTGTAGAGGTATTGAAGTTAATTCTCCTCATACAAGCACACTTATAGTGTCTGAATTTGTGGGTTGCTCCCCATCTTTAAGTGGAGCATTTAGAGTGAACCCTTGGAGTGTGGAAGATGTGGCTGATGCTTTATATCGAGCAATTGACTTAACTGAACCAGAGAAGCAATTGAGGCATGAAAAGCATTACCGTTATGTTAGTTCTCATCATGTTGCTTACTGGGCTCGTAGCTTTGCCCAAGATCTTGAGAGAGCATGCAACGATCACTATAAAAGGAGGTGTTGGGGTATTGGGTTTGGATTGAGCTTCAGAGTTCTTGCCCTTTCTCCTGAGTTTAGAAAGTTGTCAGTTGATCATCTCGTTTCTTCTTACAAGAAAACATGCAGAAGGGCGATCTTTCTGGACTATGATGGGACTATAATGCCTGAGGCGTCCATTAGTAAAACTCCAAGCAGAGAGATAATCTCTATCCTGAACAGCTTGTGCAGTGATCCAAAGAATATAGTATTTATTGTCAGTGGTAGAGGAAGAACGTCCCTTGATGAGTGGTTTGCTTCGTGTGAGGCCCTTGGTATTGCTGCTGAACATGGGTATTTTATCAG ATGGAATAAAGCTGCTGAGTGGGAAACCGATTCAGTGATCCTTGATTCTGAGTGGAAGAAGATTGCAGAACCTGTTGTGAAATTATATACCGAGACAACTGATGGTTCTTTCATAGAGTCAAAGGAGAGTGCCATCGTATGGCATTACCAATATGCAGACCATGATTTTGGCTCTTGCCAAGCTAAAGAGCTGTTGAGTCATCTGGAGAGTGTACTCGCAAATGAGCCTGTGGTGGCTAAAAGGGGCCAGCACATCGTGGAAGTGAAACCTCAG GGAGTTAGCAAGGGGCTGGTTGTGGAGAAACTCCTTAGAACGATGGTCCATAACGGGAAGCCGCCGGATTTTGTGATGTGTATTGGGGATGATCGATCTGATGAGGATATGTTCGAAAGCTTAAGTGATACGGCAAATAGCAAACTGTTCCCTTCAGTTCCAGAGGTATTTGCATGCACAGTTGGCCAAAAACCGAGCAAAGCCAAATATTATGTCAACGATACCACCGAAGTAATACGATTATTGAAAGCCATTGCTTCTGTTTCGACTCAGAACGACAAGGATACCCGCAGTCATGTTTCCTTCAAATTGCCACCTGAGATTGTTGAATGA
- the LOC109711446 gene encoding probable alpha,alpha-trehalose-phosphate synthase [UDP-forming] 9 isoform X1 gives MVSKSCTNLLDMCSDDVFDFCHPIRSLPLVMTAPRMITDLERDTSSDEDSDDSAPIVRDRKIIVANFLPVSSQKDPISGKWSFTLDEDSILVQLKDGFSPDTEVIYVGSLKADVDTAEQEDVAQKLFKEHKCIPTFLPPELHKKFYHGFCKQHLWPLFHYMLPFCLDKGDLFDRSLFQAYVSANKIFADKVMEAINSVDDYVWVHDYHLMLLPTFLRKRLSRVKLGFFLHSPFPSSEIYRTLPVRDEILKALLNADLIGFQTFDYARHFLSCCSRMLGLSYESKRGYIGIEYFGRTVSIKILSVGVHIGRLESVLNFQATLDKVQEIKQQYKGRKLLLGVDDMDIFKGISLKFLGLELLLERNPELREKIVLVQIVNPARSTGKDVKEARDEAITVAERINLTYGSKQYQPIVLIENPVCFYEKVAFYAVAECCIVNAVRDGMNLIPYEYIVCREGTKEIDNCRGIEVNSPHTSTLIVSEFVGCSPSLSGAFRVNPWSVEDVADALYRAIDLTEPEKQLRHEKHYRYVSSHHVAYWARSFAQDLERACNDHYKRRCWGIGFGLSFRVLALSPEFRKLSVDHLVSSYKKTCRRAIFLDYDGTIMPEASISKTPSREIISILNSLCSDPKNIVFIVSGRGRTSLDEWFASCEALGIAAEHGYFIRWNKAAEWETDSVILDSEWKKIAEPVVKLYTETTDGSFIESKESAIVWHYQYADHDFGSCQAKELLSHLESVLANEPVVAKRGQHIVEVKPQGVSKGLVVEKLLRTMVHNGKPPDFVMCIGDDRSDEDMFESLSDTANSKLFPSVPEVFACTVGQKPSKAKYYVNDTTEVIRLLKAIASVSTQNDKDTRSHVSFKLPPEIVE, from the exons ATGGTATCAAAATCTTGTACAAACCTTCTTGATATGTGTTCTGATGATGTATTTGATTTCTGTCATCCTATAAGGTCACTTCCCCTTGTAATGACTGCCCCTCGAATGATCACCGACCTCGAAAGAGACACAAGCAGTGATGAAGATTCAGATGATTCAGCACCAATTGTTCGAGACCGAAAAATAATTGTCGCCAACTTCCTTCCAGTGAGTTCTCAAAAGGATCCAATTAGTGGGAAATGGAGTTTCACACTGGATGAGGATTCTATTCTTGTTCAGCTGAAAGATGGCTTCTCTCCTGATACTGAAGTCATCTACGTCGGTAGTCTGAAGGCTGATGTAGATACTGCAGAGCAAGAAGATGTCGCTCAAAAACTTTTCAAGGAACATAAATGCATTCCAACTTTTCTCCCACCCGAACTCCACAAGAAGTTCTATCATGGCTTCTGCAAGCAGCACTTATGGCCTCTTTTCCATTACATGCTTCCTTTCTGCCTCGACAAAGGTGACCTCTTCGATCGCTCTCTTTTCCAAGCCTATGTTTCTGCCAATAAAATATTTGCTGACAAAGTTATGGAGGCAATTAATTCTGTTGACGATTATGTTTGGGTTCACGATTATCATCTAATGCTTCTCCCTACTTTTCTAAGGAAAAGACTAAGTAGGGTTAAGCTCGGTTTCTTTCTCCACAGCCCATTTCCCTCCTCGGAGATTTACAGAACTCTCCCTGTTAGAGATGAAATCCTGAAGGCATTGCTTAATGCAGATCTAATTGGCTTCCAAACATTTGATTATGCTCGCCACTTCCTCTCTTGCTGCAGTAGAATGCTTGGGCTAAGTTATGAATCTAAGCGTGGCTATATTGGTATAGAGTATTTTGGGCGCACAGTGAGCATTAAGATTCTTTCTGTGGGTGTTCACATTGGCCGGCTTGAATCTGTGTTGAACTTTCAGGCTACGCTCGACAAGGTGCAAGAGATCAAACAACAGTACAAGGggagaaaattattattaggcGTCGACGACATGGATATCTTCAAAGGAATCAGTCTAAAATTTTTAGGGCTAGAGCTTCTGTTGGAGAGGAATCCCGAGcttagagaaaaaatagtgcttGTCCAAATTGTAAATCCTGCGAGAAGCACCGGAAAAGATGTCAAGGAAGCAAGAGATGAAGCAATCACTGTTGCTGAAAGAATCAACCTTACCTATGGTTCCAAACAATATCAACCTATAGTACTTATCGAGAACCCTGTATGTTTTTATGAGAAAGTTGCTTTCTATGCGGTAGCTGAGTGTTGCATAGTGAATGCTGTTAGGGATGGTATGAACTTAATCCCGTATGAATATATTGTATGCAGGGAGGGAACCAAGGAGATTGATAATTGTAGAGGTATTGAAGTTAATTCTCCTCATACAAGCACACTTATAGTGTCTGAATTTGTGGGTTGCTCCCCATCTTTAAGTGGAGCATTTAGAGTGAACCCTTGGAGTGTGGAAGATGTGGCTGATGCTTTATATCGAGCAATTGACTTAACTGAACCAGAGAAGCAATTGAGGCATGAAAAGCATTACCGTTATGTTAGTTCTCATCATGTTGCTTACTGGGCTCGTAGCTTTGCCCAAGATCTTGAGAGAGCATGCAACGATCACTATAAAAGGAGGTGTTGGGGTATTGGGTTTGGATTGAGCTTCAGAGTTCTTGCCCTTTCTCCTGAGTTTAGAAAGTTGTCAGTTGATCATCTCGTTTCTTCTTACAAGAAAACATGCAGAAGGGCGATCTTTCTGGACTATGATGGGACTATAATGCCTGAGGCGTCCATTAGTAAAACTCCAAGCAGAGAGATAATCTCTATCCTGAACAGCTTGTGCAGTGATCCAAAGAATATAGTATTTATTGTCAGTGGTAGAGGAAGAACGTCCCTTGATGAGTGGTTTGCTTCGTGTGAGGCCCTTGGTATTGCTGCTGAACATGGGTATTTTATCAG ATGGAATAAAGCTGCTGAGTGGGAAACCGATTCAGTGATCCTTGATTCTGAGTGGAAGAAGATTGCAGAACCTGTTGTGAAATTATATACCGAGACAACTGATGGTTCTTTCATAGAGTCAAAGGAGAGTGCCATCGTATGGCATTACCAATATGCAGACCATGATTTTGGCTCTTGCCAAGCTAAAGAGCTGTTGAGTCATCTGGAGAGTGTACTCGCAAATGAGCCTGTGGTGGCTAAAAGGGGCCAGCACATCGTGGAAGTGAAACCTCAG GGAGTTAGCAAGGGGCTGGTTGTGGAGAAACTCCTTAGAACGATGGTCCATAACGGGAAGCCGCCGGATTTTGTGATGTGTATTGGGGATGATCGATCTGATGAGGATATGTTCGAAAGCTTAAGTGATACGGCAAATAGCAAACTGTTCCCTTCAGTTCCAGAGGTATTTGCATGCACAGTTGGCCAAAAACCGAGCAAAGCCAAATATTATGTCAACGATACCACCGAAGTAATACGATTATTGAAAGCCATTGCTTCTGTTTCGACTCAGAACGACAAGGATACCCGCAGTCATGTTTCCTTCAAATTGCCACCTGAGATTGTTGAATGA